Below is a genomic region from Citrobacter europaeus.
TTTCACGCCACCAGCCGGTAAACCACCGTTGTTTATTATGCTTGATGGTACCTGGCCTGAGGCGCGTAAAATGTTCCGCAAAAGCCCGTACCTTGATAACCTGCCGGTAATCTCCGTTGATTTATCGCGTCTTTCTGCTTACCACCTGCGCGGCGTTCACGCCGAAGGGCAATACTGTACCGCCGAAGTGGCCATCGCCTTATTGGATCTGGCGGGTGATACGCAAGCCGCGGAAGGGTTAAGCGATCATTTCACTCGCTTTAAAACCCGCTATCTGGCAGGAAAAACCCAACATCAGGGAAGCGTCACAGCAGACTCGCCAGAAAGCGTTTAAAATCATTCGGTCACTGGTGTCATTAAGGAAGCCGATATGAGTCAGCGTGGTCTGGAAGCACTACTGCGACCGAAATCCATTGCAGTGATTGGGGCGTCAATGAAGCCTAATCGCGCGGGTTACCTGATGATGCGTAACCTGCTTGCCGGGGGATTCAATGGACCTGTTTTACCGGTGACGCCCGCATGGAAAGCGGTGTTGGGCGTACTGGCCTGGCCCAATATCAATAGCCTGCCTTTTAGCCCGGACCTCGCCGTATTGTGCACCAATGCCAGCCGTAACCTGGCGTTACTCGAAGCGCTTGGCGAGAAAGGCTGTAAAACCTGCATTATTCTCTCGGCTCCCGCGGCACAGCACGCAGAACTGCTGGCCTGCGCATCACGCTACAACATACGTTTGCTGGGGCCCAACAGCCTGGGACTTCTCGCCCCCTGGCAGGGGCTTAACGCCAGCTTTTCCCCTGTCCCGATTAAGCGCGGCAAGCTGGCTTTTATCTCTCAATCCGCTGCCGTATCCAATACCATACTCGACTGGGCACAGCAGAGAGAAATGGGCTTTTCTTACTTTATCGCGCTGGGTGACAGCCTGGATATCGACGTTGATGAACTGCTGGATTACCTGGCGCGCGACAGCAAAACCAGCGCAATATTGCTGTATCTCGAACATTTAAGCGATGCCCGGCGCTTTGTTTCCGCCGCCCGTAGCGCCTCGCGCAATAAACCCATTCTGGTGATTAAGAGCGGTCGCAGTCCAGCGGCGCAGCGTTTACTGCATACCAGCGCAGGGATGGACCCCGCCTGGGACGCGGCTATCCAGCGCGCCGGTTTATTACGCGTGCAAGATACTCACGAACTGTTCTCGGCGGTCGAAACCCTGAGCCACATGCGTCCGCTGCGTGGCGACAGACTGATGATCATCAGCAATGGGGCCGCGCCAGCCGCACTGGCATTAGATGAACTGTGGTCAAAAAATGGCAAGCTGGCGACGCTGAGCGAAGATACCAGCCAGAAATTACGCGATACCTTGCCTGAACATGTTGATATCGCCAACCCGCTGGATCTGCGTGATGATGCCAGCAGCGAACACTACGTTAAAACGCTGGATATTTTGCTCGCCAGCCAGGATTTCGACGCGCTGATGGTAATTCACTCCCCCAGCGCGGCCGCTCCCGGCACCGAAAGCGCGCAAGCATTAATCGAAGCGGTAAAGCGACATCCACGCGGTAAGTTCGTCTCGTTGCTGACCAACTGGTGCGGAGAGTTTTCCTCTCAGGAGGCCCGTAGACTGTTTAGCGAAGCCGGATTACCTACCTACCGTACGCCGGAAGGCACCATCACTGCGTTTATGCATATGGTGGAGTATCGGCGTAACCAGAAGCAGTTGCGGGAAACGCCTGCGCTGCCGGACTACCTGACCACCAACACCGCCGAAGCGCATAATCTGTTACAGCAGGCGATTGCTGAAGGAGCAACGTCGCTGGATACCCATGAAGTGCAGCCGATTTTACAGGCCTATGGCTTACACACTCTGCCAACGTGGATCGCCAGCGACAGCGCAGAAGCCGTACACATCGCGGAGCAAATCGGCTACCCGGTGGCGCTAAAGCTGCGTTCTCCTGATATCCCGCATAAATCAGAAGTTCAGGGGGTAATGCTCTACCTGCGTACGGCAACAGAAGTGCAGCAGGCCGCCAATGCGATTTTTGATCGGGTAAAAATGGCCTGGCCGCAGGCACGCATTCACGGTTTATTAGTACAAAGTATGGCGAATCGCGCTGGCGCTCAGGAGCTTCGCGTCGTTGTTGAACACGACCCGGTATTTGGCCCATTGATTATGCTGGGTGAAGGTGGGGTTGAGTGGCGACCGGAAGAACAAGCCGTGGTGGCATTGCCGCCATTGAATATGAATCTGGCGCGTTATCTGGTGATCCAGGGGATCAAAAATAAGAAGATCCGCGCTCGTAGCGCACTACGCCCACTGGATATCGCCGGGTTAAGCCAGCTTCTGGTGCAGGTCTCCAACCTAATCGTCGATTGTCCGGAAATTCAGCGTCTGGATATTCATCCGCTGCTGGCCTCCGCCGGTGAATTTACCGCACTGGATGTCACGCTGGACATTGCCCCATTCACGGGCGATAACGAAAGCAGACTGGCGGTACGTCCCTACCCCCATCAGCTAGAAGAATGGGTAGAGTTGAAAAACGGCGAGCGCTGCCTGTTCCGCCCCATTTTGCCAGAGGATGAGCCTCATCTGCAGCAGTTCATTTCTCAGGTAACCAAAGAAGATCTTTATTATCGCTATTTCAGTGAGATCAACGAATTTACCCACGAAGATTTAGCCAATATGACGCAGATCGACTACGATCGGGAAATGGCCTTTGTTGCGGTACGGTGTAAAGATAATCAGCAAGAGATCCTCGGCGTAACGAGGGCAATCTCGGATCCTGATAACGTTGACGCCGAGTTTGCCGTGCTGGTACGTTCAGATCTCAAAGGGCTCGGACTGGGCCGTCGGTTGATGGAAAAGTTAATTGCATATACCCGAGATCACGGACTTATCCGTTTGAATGGTATTACGATGCCAAACAATCGTGGGATGGTCGCCCTGGCCCGAAAACTCGGGTTTGCTGTTGACGTCCAGCTCGAAGAGGGAATTGTTGGGCTAACGCTTAATCTGGCCCAATTTGAGGAATCGTGAGTAAGGTACTGGAAATGTTGACCACATTAATGGGTACTGGTGGTATCATTGCCCGCTTATGTCGTCTGCATAGCACAGAGGACCCTTCAATGAACAGAGAAGAAATGCACTGTGATGTTGTCAAAATTTAAGCGTAATAAACATCAACAACACCTTGCCCAACTACCCAAGATTTCTCAGTCAGTTGATGATGTAGATTTCTTTTATGCTCCCGCTAATTTCAGGGAGACTCTGCTGGAAAAAATAGCCAGCGCGACGCGACGGATCTGCATTATTGCGCTGTACCTGGAACAGGATGACGGTGGCAAAGGCATACTCGACGCGCTCTATGCGGCAAAACGGCAGCGTCCTGAGCTGGATGTCCGGGTGCTTGTGGACTGGCACCGAGCCCAGCGCGGACGTATTGGTGCTGCGGCTTCGAATACCAACGCTGACTGGTATTGCCGAATGGCGCAAGAAAACCCTGGTATCGATATTCCTGTCTACGGCGTTCCGATTAACACCCGAGAAGCACTTGGCGTCCTGCATTTTAAAGGCTTTATCATCGATGACAGCGTCCTGTACAGCGGGGCCAGTCTGAACGATGTTTATCTGCATCAGCATGATAAATATCGCTATGACCGCTATCAGTTGATTCGCAACGCGCAAATGGCCGATATCATGTTCGATTGGGTTACACAGAACCTGATGAACGGTCGCGGCGTTAATCGCCTTGATGATATCAATCGCCCTAAAAGCCCGGAAATTAAAAATGACATCCGCCTGTACCGTCAGGAACTGCGCGATGCGTCATTCCATTTTCAGGGTGATGCGGATAATGAACAGCTTTCGGTTACGCCTCTGGTGGGACTTGGTAAATCCAGTCTGTTAAATAAGACCATTTTTCACCTCATGCCCTGCGCGGAGCACAAGCTCACAATCTGTACCCCTTATTTCAACCTGCCTGCCATACTGGTGCGCAATATCATTCAGCTGCTGCGTGAAGGGAAAAAGGTCGAAATCATTGTCGGTGATAAAACCGCCAACGACTTTTTCATTCCGGAAGATGAGCCATTCAAGATCATCGGTGCGCTGCCATATCTGTATGAAATCAATCTGCGCCGTTTCCTGAGCAGATTGCAGTATTACGTGAATACCGACCAGCTGGTCGTGCGCTTATGGAAAGATGATGACAATACCTATCATCTGAAAGGTATGTGGGTTGATGATAAATGGATGCTGCTCACCGGCAACAACCTTAACCCTCGCGCCTGGCGTCTGGATCTGGAAAACGCCATCCTTATCCACGATCCTAAGCAAGAGCTGACTCCCCTGCGCGATAAAGAGCTGGAGCTTATCCGCACGCATACCACAGTGGTTAAGCACTATCGCGACCTGCAAAGCATTGCTGACTATCCAGTCAAAGTGCGTAAGCTCATCCGTCGACTACGCCGTATTCGTATCGACAGATTAATTAGCCGTATTCTGTAACCAAGACCCCGTCCAGTGACGGGGTTTTTCATATGGAGGTAACGGTGCGCCTGTTTATTCTTACCAGTATCCTGGCCATTTCTGGCTGCAGCCACATGGCAAATGACCGCTGGAGCGGACAAGACAAAGCTCAACACTTCATCGCCTCCGCCATGCTTGCCGCAGCCGGAAATGAATATGCCCAACATCAGGGTAACAGCCGCGATCGCAGTGCGGCTATCGGCCTGATGTTCTCAGTCAGCCTGGGCGCGTCAAAAGAGTTGTGGGACAGCCGCCCCGCAGGGAGCGGCTGGAGCTGGAAGGACTTCGCCTGGGATGTTGCAGGCGCGTCTACCGGCTATGCGGTCTGGCAACTGGCACATTACTAGAGGCGCAGACCTTTCCCCTTCCCATGCAGCATCAGCGATACTAAAAACGCGACGACTGCCAGCGCTGTAACGTACCAGAAGAATGTCGTTTCCATACCGACAGACTTCAGGGATAACGCCACATATTCGGCTGAGCCACCAAACAGGGCATTAGCTACCGCATAAGATAAGCCAACTCCCAAAGCGCGCACCTGCGCCGGGAACATTTCAGCCTTCAGAATACCGCTGATTGACGTATAGAAACTCACGATCAACAAAGCGCACATCACCAGAGCAAACGCCATATACGGGGACGTTACGCTTTGCAATGCTGTCAGAATGGGAACGGTGAAAATCGCGGCCAACGCGCCAAAACACAACATTGAAGTACGTCGGCCAATTTTATCTGACAAGGCACCAAACAGCGGCTGTACCAGCATGAACACACACAGTGCCGCTGTCATAATCCCGCTGGCTACGTTGGCATGCATACCGGCGGTGTTAACCAGATACTTCTGCATATAGGTTGTGAAGGTATAAAAACACAGCGAGCCTGCAGCGGTAAAGCCAAGCACCATGATAAAGGCTTTACGATTACGCCACAGCCCTTTCAGAGAACCTGCTTCTTTCAGCGCGCGAACGTCCTGTTTCGAGGTTTCATCTAACTGGCGACGTAGCCATAGCGCAACAATAGCCAGTACGGCACCCAACGCAAATGGAATACGCCACCCCCACGATCTTAGCGCTGAGTCTTCTAACGTTTGCTGTAATATGACCACAACCAGCAATGCCAGTAACTGCCCACCAATTAACGTCACATACTGGAATGAAGCATAAAAACCTTTCTTACCTTCAACGGCTACTTCACTCATATAGGTAGCGCTGGTTCCGTATTCGCCACCAACAGACAGCCCCTGAAATAGTCTGGCCAGCAGCAATAGCGCAGGAGCCCAGGTACCGATGGTCTCATACCCCGGTAGACAAGCGATCACCAACGATCCCATACACATCATACAAACTGACAGCAGCATAGACTTTTTACGCCCATGCTTATCTGCGATGCGACCAAACAACCAGCCGCCAATCGGTCGCATCAGAAAGCCTGCAGCAAAAACGCCTGCAGTTTGTAAGAGTTGTG
It encodes:
- the pssA gene encoding CDP-diacylglycerol--serine O-phosphatidyltransferase, with translation MLSKFKRNKHQQHLAQLPKISQSVDDVDFFYAPANFRETLLEKIASATRRICIIALYLEQDDGGKGILDALYAAKRQRPELDVRVLVDWHRAQRGRIGAAASNTNADWYCRMAQENPGIDIPVYGVPINTREALGVLHFKGFIIDDSVLYSGASLNDVYLHQHDKYRYDRYQLIRNAQMADIMFDWVTQNLMNGRGVNRLDDINRPKSPEIKNDIRLYRQELRDASFHFQGDADNEQLSVTPLVGLGKSSLLNKTIFHLMPCAEHKLTICTPYFNLPAILVRNIIQLLREGKKVEIIVGDKTANDFFIPEDEPFKIIGALPYLYEINLRRFLSRLQYYVNTDQLVVRLWKDDDNTYHLKGMWVDDKWMLLTGNNLNPRAWRLDLENAILIHDPKQELTPLRDKELELIRTHTTVVKHYRDLQSIADYPVKVRKLIRRLRRIRIDRLISRIL
- a CDS encoding MFS transporter; this translates as MADSSVTENGMLADGDTRRRIWAIVGASSGNLVEWFDFYIYSFCSLYFAHIFFPSGNTTTQLLQTAGVFAAGFLMRPIGGWLFGRIADKHGRKKSMLLSVCMMCMGSLVIACLPGYETIGTWAPALLLLARLFQGLSVGGEYGTSATYMSEVAVEGKKGFYASFQYVTLIGGQLLALLVVVILQQTLEDSALRSWGWRIPFALGAVLAIVALWLRRQLDETSKQDVRALKEAGSLKGLWRNRKAFIMVLGFTAAGSLCFYTFTTYMQKYLVNTAGMHANVASGIMTAALCVFMLVQPLFGALSDKIGRRTSMLCFGALAAIFTVPILTALQSVTSPYMAFALVMCALLIVSFYTSISGILKAEMFPAQVRALGVGLSYAVANALFGGSAEYVALSLKSVGMETTFFWYVTALAVVAFLVSLMLHGKGKGLRL
- a CDS encoding YfiM family lipoprotein, yielding MRLFILTSILAISGCSHMANDRWSGQDKAQHFIASAMLAAAGNEYAQHQGNSRDRSAAIGLMFSVSLGASKELWDSRPAGSGWSWKDFAWDVAGASTGYAVWQLAHY
- the pat gene encoding protein lysine acetyltransferase, with the translated sequence MSQRGLEALLRPKSIAVIGASMKPNRAGYLMMRNLLAGGFNGPVLPVTPAWKAVLGVLAWPNINSLPFSPDLAVLCTNASRNLALLEALGEKGCKTCIILSAPAAQHAELLACASRYNIRLLGPNSLGLLAPWQGLNASFSPVPIKRGKLAFISQSAAVSNTILDWAQQREMGFSYFIALGDSLDIDVDELLDYLARDSKTSAILLYLEHLSDARRFVSAARSASRNKPILVIKSGRSPAAQRLLHTSAGMDPAWDAAIQRAGLLRVQDTHELFSAVETLSHMRPLRGDRLMIISNGAAPAALALDELWSKNGKLATLSEDTSQKLRDTLPEHVDIANPLDLRDDASSEHYVKTLDILLASQDFDALMVIHSPSAAAPGTESAQALIEAVKRHPRGKFVSLLTNWCGEFSSQEARRLFSEAGLPTYRTPEGTITAFMHMVEYRRNQKQLRETPALPDYLTTNTAEAHNLLQQAIAEGATSLDTHEVQPILQAYGLHTLPTWIASDSAEAVHIAEQIGYPVALKLRSPDIPHKSEVQGVMLYLRTATEVQQAANAIFDRVKMAWPQARIHGLLVQSMANRAGAQELRVVVEHDPVFGPLIMLGEGGVEWRPEEQAVVALPPLNMNLARYLVIQGIKNKKIRARSALRPLDIAGLSQLLVQVSNLIVDCPEIQRLDIHPLLASAGEFTALDVTLDIAPFTGDNESRLAVRPYPHQLEEWVELKNGERCLFRPILPEDEPHLQQFISQVTKEDLYYRYFSEINEFTHEDLANMTQIDYDREMAFVAVRCKDNQQEILGVTRAISDPDNVDAEFAVLVRSDLKGLGLGRRLMEKLIAYTRDHGLIRLNGITMPNNRGMVALARKLGFAVDVQLEEGIVGLTLNLAQFEES